A window of the Citrus sinensis cultivar Valencia sweet orange chromosome 9, DVS_A1.0, whole genome shotgun sequence genome harbors these coding sequences:
- the LOC127899831 gene encoding exopolygalacturonase-like: MDYSSCSQLLVLAILVLFTSAQNIINAASNGVFNVIDFGAMADGIRDNSKAFENAWREACNWNTYSTVLVPPGKYLATSVVFKGPCKAPISFQLQGLILAPPGLSKLADKESWITFESLRSFTLTGGGTFHGQGRTAWPENECHKNSNCQLPISIRFNKLNDSTITGVQSVDSKFFHINILGCYNLKLNKINISAPDDSPNTDGIHIGRSNGIEISNSIIATGDDCVSLGDGSQNVLVSDVSCGPGHGISVGSLGKYKKEEDVVGLAVINCTFTGTSNGVRIKTWPDSEDGKASNFTFEDLFMNNVENPIVIDQEYCPHNQCNIKVPSRVKISNVRFRNIRGTSLTKEAVRIVCSKEIPCQNVEIGDINLVYNGIDDKGPAISSCSNVKPTLVGKQIPATCV, encoded by the exons ATGGATTACAGCTCTTGCTCTCAGCTGCTAGTACTTGCAATACTAGTTTTGTTTACTTCGGCCCAAAATATAATCAATGCAGCTTCCAACGGAGTTTTCAATGTAATTGACTTTGGTGCTATGGCCGATGGCATTAGAGATAACAGTAAGGCTTTTGAAAATGCTTGGAGAGAAGCTTGCAATTGGAATACCTACAGCACAGTATTGGTTCCACCAGGAAAATACTTAGCGACTTCTGTTGTATTTAAAGGTCCATGCAAAGCTCCAATTTCATTCCAACTTCAAGGCCTTATCCTGGCTCCCCCCGGTCTGTCAAAACTAGCCGATAAGGAAAGCTGGATCACCTTTGAATCCCTCAGAAGCTTCACTCTCACCGGCGGTGGAACTTTCCATGGCCAAGGCCGAACTGCATGGCCCGAAAATGAATGccacaaaaattcaaattgccAGCTTCCCATT TCGATACGATTTAATAAACTGAATGACTCGACAATCACTGGGGTGCAATCTGTTGATAGCAAGTTCTTCCACATTAACATCTTGGGTTGCTACAATTTGAAGctgaataaaattaacatctCTGCACCTGATGATAGTCCGAATACTGATGGAATTCATATTGGAAGATCAAATGGCATTGAGATATCGAATTCAATAATAGCCACTGGAGATGACTGTGTCTCTCTTGGTGATGGCAGTCAAAATGTCTTGGTGTCTGATGTTTCTTGCGGACCAGGACATGGGATCAGCGTTGGCAGCCttggaaaatataaaaaggaagaagatgtAGTTGGATTGGCAGTCATCAATTGCACTTTCACAGGCACAAGTAATGGTGTGAGAATTAAGACATGGCCTGATTCTGAGGATGGAAAGGCTTCCAATTTCACATTTGAAGACCTTTTCATGAATAATGTGGAAAATCCCATTGTTATTGATCAGGAGTATTGCCCACATAACCAATGTAACATAAAG GTTCCTTCACGGGTGAAAATTAGCAATGTGAGATTTAGGAACATCCGAGGAACTTCATTAACAAAAGAGGCTGTTAGAATTGTTTGCAGCAAAGAGATTCCATGCCAAAATGTTGAGATTGGAGACATAAATTTGGTGTATAATGGTATTGATGATAAGGGCCCGGCAATATCTTCTTGTTCAAATGTTAAACCAACTCTTGTCGGAAAACAGATTCCAGCAACTTGCGTCTAA